A window of Brachybacterium fresconis contains these coding sequences:
- a CDS encoding 5-formyltetrahydrofolate cyclo-ligase: MDTEAMTARKKQLRTELRGRRSRTYQGEVGGARRAREAQQLIDHAAPLLAQVRGAALAAADGGDESREPLVAAYHPSPLEADVMPLVDELVAAGARMIFPASAGRRLEWITWDGLSPFLPSPGRGFGPEPDGERLGPDALADAVLVLTPAVAVDRSGTRIGHGAGYYDRALSAAGADTHVVTVIHPDELLEAGTLPRGEHDVPIPVVLTADGLVRLITIEGS, from the coding sequence ATGGACACCGAGGCGATGACGGCTCGCAAGAAACAGCTGCGCACCGAGCTGCGCGGCCGCCGCTCCCGCACCTACCAAGGCGAGGTCGGCGGCGCCCGTCGGGCCCGGGAGGCGCAGCAGCTGATCGACCATGCCGCCCCGCTGCTCGCGCAGGTCCGCGGGGCCGCCCTCGCTGCGGCGGACGGAGGCGACGAGAGCAGAGAACCGCTGGTGGCGGCGTACCACCCCTCGCCGCTCGAGGCCGACGTCATGCCCCTGGTCGACGAGCTCGTCGCGGCCGGGGCCCGGATGATCTTCCCGGCCTCCGCGGGGCGCCGGCTCGAGTGGATCACCTGGGACGGCCTCTCCCCCTTCCTCCCGTCCCCGGGACGGGGCTTCGGCCCGGAGCCCGACGGGGAGCGCCTCGGCCCCGATGCGCTCGCCGATGCCGTCCTCGTGCTGACCCCGGCCGTGGCGGTGGACCGCTCGGGGACCCGGATCGGGCACGGCGCCGGTTACTACGACCGTGCCCTGTCCGCAGCGGGCGCGGACACCCACGTGGTCACGGTGATCCACCCCGACGAGCTGCTGGAGGCGGGCACCCTGCCGCGCGGGGAGCACGATGTGCCGATCCCCGTCGTCCTGACGGCCGACGGGCTCGTCCGCTTGATCACGATCGAGGGCTCCTGA
- a CDS encoding FmdB family zinc ribbon protein, with protein MPTYVYACKSCGHRFEQYQSFSEDSLVTCPECTQDALRKVFDSVGIVFKGSGFYSTDSANSATSSQSSSGSSSGGSSDGSSAASDGASSTGSSADGAAGSGSSTSGSSTGGSSSASAQPAAAAASSS; from the coding sequence GTGCCCACCTATGTCTACGCCTGCAAGAGCTGCGGGCACCGCTTCGAGCAGTACCAGAGCTTCAGCGAGGACTCGCTGGTGACCTGCCCCGAGTGCACGCAGGATGCGCTGCGGAAGGTCTTCGACTCGGTGGGCATCGTGTTCAAGGGATCCGGCTTCTACTCCACCGACTCCGCGAACTCCGCAACGTCCTCGCAGTCCTCCTCGGGCTCCTCGAGCGGTGGCTCCTCCGACGGATCCTCCGCGGCGTCCGACGGCGCGTCCTCGACCGGCTCCTCCGCGGACGGCGCGGCCGGCAGCGGCTCGTCCACGTCCGGGTCCTCCACCGGCGGCAGCTCCTCCGCGAGCGCGCAGCCGGCGGCCGCAGCAGCCTCCTCCTCCTGA
- the mscL gene encoding large conductance mechanosensitive channel protein MscL, which yields MKGFKDFIMQGNVIDLAVGLVIGSAFTALIGAFVDSLIQPIINVFGGGNVHGLAFLITNESTRVDVGAILSAVIAFLITAAVVYFVFVLPISKARALDRRRRGLPEEEETPLSEDILLLTEIRDLLSAQRDPSSDPQAGPQA from the coding sequence ATGAAGGGTTTCAAGGACTTCATCATGCAGGGCAACGTCATCGATCTCGCGGTCGGTCTCGTCATCGGCTCCGCGTTCACCGCGCTGATCGGGGCCTTCGTGGACAGCCTGATCCAGCCCATCATCAATGTCTTCGGCGGCGGCAACGTCCATGGCCTCGCATTCCTGATCACCAATGAATCGACGAGGGTCGACGTCGGGGCGATCCTCTCCGCGGTCATCGCCTTCCTCATCACGGCGGCGGTCGTGTACTTCGTCTTCGTGCTGCCGATATCCAAGGCGCGCGCCCTGGACCGCCGGCGCCGCGGTCTCCCCGAGGAGGAGGAGACTCCCCTGTCCGAGGACATCCTGCTGCTCACCGAGATCCGCGATCTGCTGTCGGCGCAGCGCGATCCGTCCTCCGACCCCCAGGCAGGGCCGCAGGCCTGA
- a CDS encoding SAF domain-containing protein: MLTRIRASVPTWRRALRRRRRTLIVLSLALALALLVPSLLPPGTRGVPVVTAAEDLSAGTVLTERHLATVRVAAELVPSGSAGAPEQLVGREVALDVTARTPLLPGLLIGDGAAAIPEDSALMALPVPAVLVPRLVPGAHLDVLTSGPDPASVTAVPAVVVEPPDAGGTEDVLGQGTAGTAQVLVSVERPRAREVAHALREGWVSVSIVG; the protein is encoded by the coding sequence ATGCTCACCCGGATCCGCGCCTCCGTGCCCACCTGGCGGCGCGCCCTGCGCCGCCGTCGCCGCACGCTGATCGTGCTCTCCCTCGCCCTGGCCCTGGCTCTGCTCGTCCCCTCCCTGCTGCCACCGGGCACGCGCGGCGTCCCGGTGGTGACCGCGGCGGAGGACCTGTCGGCCGGGACGGTCCTGACCGAGCGGCACCTGGCCACGGTGCGGGTCGCCGCCGAGCTCGTCCCGTCGGGCAGCGCCGGCGCACCGGAGCAGCTCGTGGGCCGCGAAGTCGCCCTCGACGTCACCGCCCGGACCCCGCTGCTGCCCGGCCTGCTCATCGGGGACGGCGCGGCGGCGATCCCCGAGGATTCCGCACTGATGGCGCTGCCCGTGCCGGCCGTGCTGGTGCCGCGCCTGGTCCCCGGGGCGCATCTCGACGTCCTCACCTCGGGCCCCGATCCGGCCTCCGTGACCGCTGTCCCCGCCGTCGTCGTCGAGCCTCCGGACGCCGGGGGCACCGAGGACGTGCTCGGACAGGGCACGGCCGGGACGGCGCAGGTGCTGGTCTCCGTCGAGCGGCCCCGCGCACGAGAAGTCGCTCACGCCCTGAGGGAGGGGTGGGTATCGGTCTCGATAGTCGGCTAG
- a CDS encoding ATP-dependent Clp protease ATP-binding subunit → MFERFTDRARRVVVLAQDEARLLNHNYIGTEHILLGLIHEAEGVGAKALEALGVTLEAVREQVRDIIGEGNQTPSGHIPFTPRAKKVLELSLREALQLGHNYIGTEHILLGLLREGEGTAVKVLSRLKAEPSAVRQEVIERLQGYQGKEPATAGGPSEGQPSGSLVLDQFGRNLTQAARDGKLDPVIGRDHEAERVMQVLSRRTKNNPVLIGEPGVGKTAVVEGLAQAITAGDVPETLKDKQLYTLDLGSLVAGSRYRGDFEERLKKVLKEIRTRGDIILFIDEIHTLVGAGAAEGAIDAASILKPMLARGELQTIGATTLDEYRKHIEKDAALERRFQPIQVDQPSVALTVEILKGLRDKYEAHHRVTITDAALVAAANLADRYVNDRFLPDKAIDLIDEAGARLRIRRLTAPPELKEFDAKIETARTKKEEAIDGQDFELAASLRDEEQQLKSERDEKEQAWRHGETDAVTTVSEEVVAEVLAASTGIPIVKLTEEESSRLLHMEDELHKRVIGQDEAIKALSQAIRRTRAGLKDPKRPGGSFIFAGSTGVGKTELAKALAEFLFGDDESLIQLDMSEFGEKHTASRLFGSPPGYVGYDEGGQLTEKVRRKPFSVVLFDEVEKAHVDIFNSLLQILEDGRLTDSQGRVVDFKNTVIIMTTNLGTRDIAKGVSLGFSAGGDLNTDYDRMKDKVYEELKQHFKPEFLNRVDDTVVFPQLSREEIVQIVDLMIGKLEGRLAEKDMTIELTHGAKVLLAEKGYDPVLGARPLRRTIQRDIEDVLSEKILFGQVHVGDTIVVDAEGEGLLGELTFGRRGTSGELESVTETVDVESMTQARADEMTRPDGSAAPDTDSAEASAS, encoded by the coding sequence ATGTTCGAACGCTTCACCGATCGCGCCCGTCGCGTCGTCGTCCTGGCACAGGACGAAGCACGGCTGCTGAACCACAACTACATCGGCACCGAGCACATCCTGCTGGGGCTCATCCACGAGGCCGAAGGCGTCGGCGCGAAGGCCCTCGAGGCCCTCGGCGTGACGCTCGAGGCCGTGCGCGAGCAGGTGCGCGACATCATCGGCGAGGGCAACCAGACCCCCAGCGGCCACATTCCCTTCACGCCTCGTGCGAAGAAGGTCCTCGAGCTCTCCCTGCGCGAGGCACTGCAGCTGGGCCACAACTACATCGGCACCGAGCACATCCTGCTCGGCCTGCTGCGCGAGGGAGAGGGCACCGCCGTCAAGGTGCTCTCCCGCCTCAAGGCCGAGCCGTCGGCCGTGCGCCAGGAGGTCATCGAGCGCCTGCAGGGCTACCAGGGCAAGGAACCGGCCACCGCCGGCGGCCCCTCCGAGGGTCAGCCCTCCGGCTCGCTGGTGCTGGACCAGTTCGGCCGCAACCTCACCCAGGCCGCCCGCGATGGCAAGCTCGACCCGGTCATCGGCCGGGATCACGAGGCCGAGCGGGTGATGCAGGTGCTCTCGCGCCGCACCAAGAACAACCCGGTGCTGATCGGCGAGCCCGGCGTCGGCAAGACGGCCGTCGTCGAGGGGCTGGCGCAGGCCATCACCGCCGGCGACGTCCCCGAGACGCTCAAGGACAAGCAGCTCTACACCCTCGACCTCGGGTCGCTGGTCGCCGGCTCCCGCTACCGCGGTGACTTCGAGGAGCGCCTGAAGAAGGTGCTCAAGGAGATCCGCACCCGCGGCGACATCATCCTGTTCATCGACGAGATCCACACCCTCGTCGGGGCGGGCGCCGCCGAGGGAGCGATCGACGCCGCCAGCATCCTCAAGCCGATGCTGGCCCGCGGCGAGCTCCAGACCATCGGGGCGACCACCCTCGACGAGTACCGCAAGCACATCGAGAAGGACGCGGCCCTGGAGCGCCGCTTCCAGCCGATCCAGGTGGATCAGCCCTCGGTGGCGCTGACGGTCGAGATCCTCAAGGGGCTGCGCGATAAGTACGAGGCGCATCACCGGGTGACCATCACCGATGCCGCGCTGGTGGCCGCCGCGAACCTCGCCGATCGCTACGTCAACGACCGCTTCCTGCCGGACAAGGCGATCGACCTGATCGACGAGGCCGGTGCCCGACTGCGCATCCGCCGTCTCACCGCGCCGCCCGAGCTCAAGGAGTTCGACGCCAAGATCGAGACCGCACGCACGAAGAAGGAGGAGGCGATCGACGGCCAGGACTTCGAGCTCGCCGCCTCCCTGCGTGACGAGGAGCAGCAGCTGAAGTCCGAGCGCGACGAGAAGGAGCAGGCCTGGCGCCACGGCGAGACCGACGCCGTGACCACGGTCTCCGAGGAGGTCGTCGCCGAGGTGCTCGCCGCCTCGACCGGCATCCCGATCGTCAAGCTCACCGAGGAGGAGTCCTCGCGGCTGCTCCACATGGAGGACGAGCTGCACAAGCGGGTCATCGGCCAGGACGAGGCCATCAAGGCCCTGTCCCAGGCGATCCGCCGCACCCGTGCCGGGCTCAAGGATCCCAAGCGTCCCGGCGGCTCGTTCATCTTCGCCGGGTCCACCGGCGTCGGCAAGACCGAGCTGGCCAAGGCGCTCGCGGAGTTCCTCTTCGGGGACGACGAGTCCCTCATCCAGCTGGACATGTCCGAGTTCGGCGAGAAGCACACGGCCTCGCGGCTGTTCGGCTCGCCCCCCGGCTACGTCGGCTACGACGAGGGCGGCCAGCTCACCGAGAAGGTGCGCCGCAAGCCGTTCTCCGTGGTGCTGTTCGACGAGGTGGAGAAGGCCCATGTGGACATCTTCAACTCGCTGCTGCAGATCCTCGAGGACGGTCGGCTCACGGATTCGCAGGGTCGCGTCGTCGACTTCAAGAACACCGTGATCATCATGACCACCAACCTCGGCACCCGGGACATCGCCAAGGGCGTCTCCCTGGGCTTCAGCGCGGGCGGCGATCTGAACACCGACTACGACCGGATGAAGGACAAGGTGTACGAGGAGCTCAAGCAGCACTTCAAGCCGGAGTTCCTTAACCGTGTCGATGACACGGTGGTCTTCCCGCAGCTCTCGCGCGAGGAGATCGTCCAGATCGTGGATCTCATGATCGGCAAGCTGGAGGGACGCCTGGCGGAGAAGGACATGACCATCGAGCTCACGCACGGGGCGAAGGTCCTGCTGGCGGAGAAGGGGTACGACCCGGTGCTCGGTGCCCGTCCTCTGCGTCGCACCATCCAGCGCGACATCGAGGACGTCCTGTCTGAGAAGATCCTGTTCGGTCAGGTCCACGTGGGCGATACGATCGTCGTCGATGCGGAGGGCGAGGGTCTGCTCGGCGAGCTGACCTTCGGTCGCCGGGGCACCAGCGGCGAGCTCGAGTCGGTCACCGAGACGGTCGACGTCGAATCGATGACGCAGGCCCGGGCCGACGAGATGACCCGCCCGGACGGCTCCGCCGCTCCGGACACGGACAGCGCGGAGGCCAGCGCCTCCTGA
- a CDS encoding A/G-specific adenine glycosylase, which produces MIDWFSVQGRDLPWRRPGTSPWAILVSEVMLQQTPVVRVLPRWVDWMEQWPTPADLADAPTAEVLRRWDRLGYPRRALRLQECARAIVREHGGAVPRGLESLHSLPGIGEYTAAAVTAFAHHGRAVVADTNIRRVLARSVRGRALPDPSYSAAERALATRSLPAEPKRSVAWNQAVMELGALVCTARSPQCERCPLAEAGCAWYAAGMPPSVQDGRRPQRFEGTDRQMRGKIMAVLRRDGEAASADLLALDPSDPARVERCTASLVQDGLAARIGEQLRLP; this is translated from the coding sequence GTGATCGACTGGTTCTCGGTCCAGGGCCGCGATCTCCCCTGGCGGCGCCCGGGCACCTCGCCCTGGGCGATCCTCGTCTCCGAGGTCATGCTGCAGCAGACCCCGGTGGTCCGGGTCCTGCCCCGCTGGGTCGACTGGATGGAGCAGTGGCCCACGCCCGCCGATCTCGCCGATGCGCCGACGGCCGAGGTGCTGCGCCGCTGGGACCGGCTCGGCTACCCGCGGCGGGCGCTGCGCCTGCAGGAGTGCGCGCGCGCCATCGTCCGTGAGCACGGCGGAGCGGTGCCCCGCGGCCTCGAGTCCCTGCACTCCCTGCCCGGCATCGGCGAGTACACGGCCGCCGCCGTCACGGCCTTCGCCCACCACGGGCGCGCCGTGGTGGCCGACACCAACATTCGTCGGGTGCTCGCGCGCAGCGTCCGCGGCCGGGCGCTGCCGGACCCCTCGTACTCCGCGGCCGAGCGGGCGCTGGCCACCCGGAGTCTGCCGGCCGAGCCGAAGCGCTCCGTCGCGTGGAACCAGGCGGTCATGGAGCTGGGAGCATTGGTGTGCACGGCGCGCTCGCCGCAGTGCGAGCGGTGTCCGCTGGCCGAGGCCGGATGCGCCTGGTACGCGGCGGGAATGCCCCCCTCCGTTCAGGACGGTCGACGGCCGCAGCGTTTCGAGGGGACCGACCGGCAGATGCGCGGGAAGATCATGGCGGTGCTGCGGCGTGACGGCGAGGCGGCCTCCGCTGATCTGCTCGCCCTGGACCCGTCGGATCCGGCCCGGGTGGAGCGCTGCACCGCGTCCCTGGTCCAGGACGGACTCGCGGCACGAATCGGCGAGCAGCTGCGCCTGCCCTGA
- a CDS encoding GNAT family N-acetyltransferase has protein sequence MVHVWPLTLRDGELSLRPLRRRDRPEFERLRERNRDWLRPWDATDPERAARQLPFTALRRWNDQQARHGWYLPLTIIARGRLAGQITAGPIQYGALRSTVLGYWIDRERAGAGLAPRATALMIDHLFAELGLHRIEVTVRPENTASLRVVEKLHLRPEGLRRSAIHVDGAWRDHLVFALTAEEVATGADGRGVLARLHREFPSDTPTG, from the coding sequence ATGGTTCACGTCTGGCCGCTCACCCTGCGCGACGGGGAGCTCTCGCTGCGGCCCCTGCGTCGGCGGGACCGCCCCGAGTTCGAGCGCCTGCGCGAGCGCAACCGGGACTGGCTGCGGCCGTGGGATGCCACCGACCCCGAGCGTGCCGCTCGGCAGCTGCCGTTCACCGCCCTGCGCCGATGGAACGACCAGCAGGCCCGGCACGGCTGGTACCTGCCGCTGACGATCATCGCCCGCGGTCGCCTCGCGGGGCAGATCACGGCCGGCCCGATCCAGTACGGGGCGCTGCGCTCGACGGTGCTGGGCTACTGGATCGACCGCGAGCGGGCCGGGGCCGGTCTGGCCCCGCGCGCGACGGCGCTGATGATCGACCATCTCTTCGCCGAGCTCGGCCTGCATCGCATCGAGGTCACGGTGCGCCCCGAGAACACGGCGAGCCTGCGCGTGGTGGAGAAGCTGCACCTGCGTCCCGAGGGCCTGCGACGCTCGGCGATCCATGTCGACGGTGCCTGGCGGGACCATCTGGTGTTCGCGCTCACCGCCGAGGAAGTGGCCACGGGCGCGGACGGCCGCGGGGTGCTCGCCCGGCTGCATCGCGAGTTCCCTTCCGACACGCCCACGGGATGA
- a CDS encoding alanine racemase: MDGSARLAEIEQALAREGWSERPVAVLDLDAFDANLAELARRADGTPLRVASKSLRVRTLLDRALAHPGCRGVLAYTLPEALWLADGGIEDLVVAYPTTDRAALRRLAGDPSAPAAITLMVDEVAQLELLLDATSDVRDGTRPIRVAIELDVSYAPLPGIRFGAHRSPVRTPAQARELAEEIARRPGLELVGLMAYEGHVAGVTDAARTPYGAAVRTMKALSRPDIASRRAEAVSAVREVADLEFVNGGGTGSIESTGAEAVVTEIAAGSGLVGSGLFDHYRDFHPRPALHLGFSVVRRPAPGIATLLGGGWIASGVPGQDRLPTIAHPPGLAYAPQEAAGEVQTPVVGAAADDLRVGETVWLRHAKAGEPAEHLAAYVLISGDEVVAAAPTYRGEGAVFL, from the coding sequence ATGGACGGGTCCGCACGCCTGGCCGAGATCGAGCAGGCGCTGGCCCGCGAGGGCTGGTCCGAGCGGCCGGTGGCGGTGCTCGATCTCGACGCCTTCGACGCGAACCTCGCGGAGCTCGCCCGGCGTGCCGACGGCACCCCGCTGCGGGTCGCCTCGAAATCCCTGCGGGTGCGCACGCTGCTGGACCGGGCGCTGGCGCATCCCGGCTGCCGCGGCGTGCTCGCCTACACGCTGCCGGAGGCCCTCTGGCTCGCGGACGGCGGGATCGAGGACCTGGTGGTCGCCTATCCCACCACCGACCGCGCCGCCCTGCGCCGACTGGCGGGCGACCCGTCGGCGCCGGCCGCCATCACCCTGATGGTCGACGAGGTCGCCCAGCTCGAGCTGCTCCTGGACGCGACGTCGGACGTGCGCGACGGGACGCGGCCGATCCGGGTCGCGATCGAGCTCGACGTCTCCTATGCTCCGCTGCCCGGCATCCGCTTCGGCGCCCACCGCTCCCCGGTGCGCACCCCCGCACAGGCCCGCGAGCTGGCCGAGGAGATCGCCCGCCGCCCGGGCCTCGAGCTGGTCGGCCTGATGGCCTACGAGGGGCACGTCGCCGGGGTCACCGACGCGGCCCGCACCCCCTACGGCGCCGCCGTGCGAACCATGAAGGCCCTCTCCCGACCCGACATCGCGTCCCGCCGCGCCGAGGCGGTCTCCGCGGTCCGGGAGGTGGCGGACCTCGAGTTCGTCAACGGCGGCGGCACCGGCTCGATCGAGTCCACCGGCGCCGAGGCCGTCGTCACCGAGATCGCCGCCGGCTCCGGACTCGTCGGCTCCGGGCTGTTCGACCACTACCGCGATTTCCACCCCCGACCCGCCCTGCACCTGGGGTTCTCCGTGGTCCGACGACCAGCCCCCGGGATCGCCACGCTGCTGGGCGGCGGATGGATCGCCAGCGGTGTCCCCGGTCAGGACCGTCTGCCCACCATCGCGCACCCGCCCGGCCTGGCCTACGCCCCGCAGGAGGCGGCCGGCGAGGTGCAGACCCCGGTCGTGGGCGCCGCTGCCGACGATCTGCGGGTGGGGGAGACCGTCTGGCTGCGCCATGCGAAGGCGGGAGAGCCCGCGGAGCATCTGGCGGCATATGTGCTGATCTCCGGCGACGAGGTGGTCGCCGCCGCCCCCACCTACCGTGGAGAGGGGGCAGTCTTTCTCTGA
- a CDS encoding FadR/GntR family transcriptional regulator, with protein MPAPHAVTDRAIDAIKQMIIDGELGPADRLPPEKELSERIGVSRNSLREAVKALSVIRVLDVRQGDGTYVTSLAPSLLVESLGFILDLHHGSGEEQILEVRRLLEPTAVEQACPHLGEHDFDRLEQLMVDLSEHSSVEELVQADIEFHQLITSRCPNAYLSSMLEGLASATARARVWRGLTEDSAVDSTLAEHRRILDALRQGRGDLARVHAAAHIAGVESWILKGAGLH; from the coding sequence ATGCCAGCACCGCATGCCGTGACGGATCGTGCGATCGACGCGATCAAGCAGATGATCATCGACGGCGAGCTCGGCCCGGCCGACCGCCTGCCGCCGGAGAAGGAGCTCTCCGAGCGGATCGGTGTGAGTCGCAATTCGCTGCGCGAGGCGGTCAAGGCGCTGTCCGTGATCCGTGTGCTGGACGTGCGCCAGGGCGATGGCACCTATGTCACCTCCCTCGCTCCGAGCCTGCTGGTCGAATCGCTCGGTTTCATCCTCGATCTCCACCACGGCTCCGGGGAGGAGCAGATCCTCGAGGTGCGCCGACTGCTGGAACCCACGGCGGTGGAGCAGGCCTGCCCCCATCTCGGCGAGCACGACTTCGACCGTCTCGAGCAGCTGATGGTCGATCTCTCCGAGCACTCCAGCGTCGAGGAGCTGGTGCAGGCGGACATCGAGTTCCATCAGCTGATCACCAGCCGCTGCCCCAACGCCTACCTCTCCTCGATGCTCGAAGGGCTCGCCAGCGCGACGGCGCGGGCGCGCGTATGGCGAGGTCTCACCGAGGATTCCGCCGTGGACTCCACCCTGGCCGAGCACCGTCGGATCCTGGACGCGCTGCGCCAGGGGCGCGGGGACCTCGCCCGCGTGCACGCCGCCGCACACATCGCAGGGGTCGAGAGCTGGATCCTCAAGGGAGCCGGCCTCCACTGA
- a CDS encoding amino-acid N-acetyltransferase: MSPTIRPALPADVRDINALVEPMTHTGILLGKDLVSYYEAVQEFLVAVDDEGTVVGCGALHIMWEDLAEVRTLAVRDDQRGTGLGHRMLTALLERAAQLGLSRVFCLTFEVEFFSRHGFEVMADEVAPEIYNQLLRSPDEGIAEFLDLARVKPNTLGNTRMITTLGTAG; encoded by the coding sequence ATGAGCCCCACCATTCGCCCGGCCCTGCCGGCCGACGTCCGAGACATCAACGCTCTCGTCGAGCCGATGACTCACACCGGCATCCTGCTGGGCAAGGACCTGGTCTCCTACTACGAGGCGGTCCAGGAGTTCCTCGTCGCCGTCGACGACGAGGGCACCGTCGTCGGCTGCGGCGCCCTGCACATCATGTGGGAGGACCTCGCCGAGGTGCGCACCCTCGCCGTCCGCGATGACCAGCGCGGCACCGGGCTGGGTCACCGGATGCTGACCGCGCTGCTGGAGCGTGCGGCCCAGCTCGGGCTCAGTCGGGTGTTCTGCCTGACCTTCGAGGTCGAGTTCTTCTCCCGCCACGGGTTCGAGGTGATGGCCGACGAGGTCGCCCCCGAGATCTACAACCAGCTGCTGCGATCGCCCGACGAGGGCATCGCCGAGTTCCTCGACCTCGCCCGCGTCAAGCCCAACACCCTCGGCAACACCCGGATGATCACCACGCTCGGCACCGCCGGTTGA
- a CDS encoding DedA family protein — protein MGGSIDWLLSLTGQIEDWIMGVADAWWVYLVVYGFAAFDGFFPTVPSESTIVTLSSLWSSSGRPLILLIGFAAWMGAWTGDNLGYWLGSKIGWERFKFLREGKGRRAVEAADRGLQRRALLFLMTARYIPFGRTAVNLVAGAVHYPHKEFWPRSLLSTFVWAAYSCAIGAIAGAWFGEHHLLAITAALIAAVVLALIVERLIAAMHRILDRRAERRGEVLEDRLGMEGSSEAVADDHEDTTRDDPEHLAHERSHRDQAPGDRGPETPGPADRGHHDRGAEGRGDQDSELEDGHNCADEVDATPLSSQGQDSPA, from the coding sequence ATGGGCGGATCCATCGACTGGCTGCTGTCCCTGACCGGTCAGATCGAGGACTGGATCATGGGCGTCGCCGATGCCTGGTGGGTCTACCTGGTCGTCTATGGGTTCGCGGCCTTCGACGGCTTCTTCCCGACGGTGCCGAGCGAATCGACCATCGTCACCCTGTCCTCCCTGTGGTCCTCCTCGGGGCGCCCCCTGATCCTCCTGATCGGCTTCGCCGCCTGGATGGGCGCCTGGACCGGGGATAACCTCGGCTACTGGCTGGGCAGCAAGATCGGGTGGGAACGATTCAAATTCTTGCGCGAGGGCAAAGGACGCCGCGCCGTCGAGGCGGCCGACCGCGGGCTGCAGCGCCGCGCCCTGCTGTTCCTCATGACCGCCCGTTACATCCCCTTCGGCCGCACCGCGGTGAACCTGGTCGCCGGCGCCGTGCACTACCCGCACAAGGAGTTCTGGCCGCGCTCGCTGCTGTCCACCTTCGTGTGGGCCGCCTACTCCTGCGCGATCGGCGCCATCGCCGGAGCCTGGTTCGGCGAGCACCATCTGCTCGCGATCACAGCCGCTCTGATCGCGGCCGTCGTGCTCGCCCTCATCGTGGAGCGCCTGATCGCGGCCATGCACCGGATCCTGGACCGCCGGGCCGAGCGCCGCGGAGAGGTCCTCGAGGACCGACTGGGCATGGAGGGATCCTCCGAGGCCGTCGCCGACGATCACGAGGACACGACCCGCGACGACCCCGAGCACCTCGCCCACGAACGGAGCCACCGGGATCAGGCTCCGGGGGACCGGGGCCCCGAGACCCCGGGCCCGGCGGATCGGGGCCATCACGATCGGGGCGCAGAGGGCCGCGGCGATCAGGACAGCGAACTCGAGGACGGACATAACTGCGCCGACGAGGTGGATGCCACGCCACTGTCCTCCCAGGGACAGGACAGCCCGGCATGA